A single genomic interval of Sulfolobales archaeon harbors:
- the speD gene encoding adenosylmethionine decarboxylase, translating to MSSTIAYSLTNNSRPVNAKVIGKHIYGNLYGCDPDILRNPYQLEKVVVDAARIGNMTLLDVKLWKIGEGVSIIAIVLESHISIHTWPEYGFATVDVYSCGSHTWPELSFEYIAKALKAKKVVMGTADRTMYEEF from the coding sequence ATGAGCTCTACCATAGCTTATTCTCTCACAAATAATTCCCGTCCAGTAAATGCTAAGGTAATAGGGAAGCACATCTATGGGAATCTATATGGATGTGACCCTGATATCCTCAGAAACCCCTATCAGCTCGAGAAGGTAGTTGTAGATGCAGCTAGAATAGGTAATATGACGCTTCTAGATGTAAAGCTCTGGAAAATCGGTGAGGGTGTCTCGATTATAGCTATTGTTTTGGAGAGCCATATTTCTATACATACATGGCCAGAATATGGATTTGCTACCGTTGATGTATATTCCTGTGGCTCGCATACATGGCCTGAACTCTCTTTCGAGTATATAGCAAAAGCTCTTAAAGCGAAGAAGGTTGTTATGGGTACAGCTGATAGAACTATGTATGAGGAATTTTGA